One Bremerella sp. JC817 genomic window carries:
- a CDS encoding VWA domain-containing protein — MIDYQISVERPIYLVLLALLPIMWWISWDGLSLGNRVRWTISNALRSLLCLLIIGALAEVELVQTNDRLTVIYLVDRSLSIPPDRLEEVVDYVRSTANDFRQPVPDDRVGVINFGGDAAIEIPPWSSDLFLRSQSESRIDPQQTNLEAALKLAQAAFPIDAAKRIVIVTDGKQTMGDALAAARSLSEAGIGIDVVPVTKQARAEVSVEKITTPATSREKSPFQVQVVLNNDPGNHWDAEAKKKPVPGKLRVVRSGNGNEQVVVEQAIELPPGIRVFSFQDQLPDGGFYSYQAEFTPDAAGLDGFTQNNRATSFTHIESTGQVLLIVDSTRPDEFDDFANMLRANNLKVTIQTSDQLFSNLTDLQPYDVVVLGNVARSSGDSQSITAFSDAQMQILADNTRNLGAGLVMLGGPDSFGAGGWTNTPIEEAMPLDFQIKDAKVVPVGALMLVMDKSGSMSGEKLHWCKAAAREALRALGPRDYIGVTSFDSVTSRTVPLQEAKNRPFVTQLISRLTADGGTNLFPAMEDAFRQMQSNEAAVKHMIVLTDGQTPAADFGNLTQQIRKSGITVSTVAVGADADVALLNRVAGIGSGKFYRVTSPKAIPRIFMQEARRVARPLVFEKPEGMVAEIVDQHEILKGFGGSLPAFSGYVMTTPKDSPLVDVPIIAPEPGGQTNALLATWQYGIGRSVCWTSDVGQRWTTNWTGWEGHDKLLLQIIRWSMRSTSQAKNYLVATEVNGQRVKLILNALDDDGNFVNFASPQLNGVGPKSEMITAGFQQVAPGRYEAEFEAENAGPHFLAVSPEAGKSPVRIGINVQNAQEFRDRSDNLPMLGRLAALTPPGGKPGEVFNLDMTPEQLANIESTPFRHDLPKASSQSPIWFLILVTSAALFVVDIANRRVLWGFAWANSLWARLLHRPQPEAPVIASLNRLKAKKENLSREWLNTFESQVVDETPSATTTEDAPTDGAPATTATSKPELGTADEKGYLDRLLDAKRQSRRKDEID, encoded by the coding sequence ATGATCGATTACCAGATTTCCGTAGAACGACCGATCTATCTGGTGCTGCTCGCTCTGTTACCGATCATGTGGTGGATCTCCTGGGATGGTCTTTCCCTGGGCAATCGCGTCCGCTGGACGATCTCGAACGCCCTGCGCAGTTTGCTGTGCCTTTTGATCATTGGCGCACTCGCCGAAGTCGAACTGGTTCAAACCAACGATCGTTTGACGGTCATCTACCTGGTCGATCGTTCGCTCAGCATTCCGCCAGATCGCTTGGAAGAAGTGGTCGATTACGTTCGCTCGACCGCCAACGACTTTCGCCAGCCGGTCCCGGACGATCGCGTCGGCGTGATCAACTTCGGCGGCGACGCGGCAATTGAAATCCCACCTTGGTCAAGCGATCTCTTTCTGCGATCGCAGTCGGAATCACGCATCGATCCTCAGCAGACGAATCTTGAGGCCGCCTTGAAGTTGGCGCAAGCCGCCTTCCCGATCGATGCCGCTAAACGCATCGTGATCGTGACCGACGGCAAGCAAACGATGGGAGACGCCTTGGCCGCCGCCCGATCGCTGAGCGAGGCCGGCATCGGGATCGATGTGGTTCCGGTCACCAAGCAGGCCCGAGCCGAGGTTTCGGTTGAAAAGATCACGACACCGGCGACCAGCCGCGAAAAGTCTCCCTTCCAAGTTCAGGTGGTTCTGAACAACGATCCCGGTAATCACTGGGACGCCGAAGCGAAAAAGAAGCCTGTCCCAGGGAAGCTGCGCGTGGTTCGCTCGGGCAATGGGAACGAGCAAGTCGTCGTCGAACAAGCGATCGAGTTGCCCCCTGGCATTCGCGTCTTCTCGTTCCAGGACCAACTTCCTGATGGTGGCTTCTACTCCTACCAGGCCGAGTTCACTCCGGATGCCGCCGGCCTGGATGGGTTTACGCAAAATAACCGCGCAACATCGTTCACCCACATCGAGTCGACCGGTCAGGTTCTATTGATTGTCGATTCAACGCGTCCTGACGAGTTCGATGACTTCGCGAACATGCTGCGGGCCAACAACCTGAAGGTCACCATTCAGACCAGTGATCAGTTGTTCTCAAATCTGACCGACTTGCAGCCTTACGATGTCGTGGTGCTTGGCAACGTCGCCCGTAGCAGTGGCGACTCGCAATCGATTACCGCGTTCAGCGATGCCCAGATGCAGATCCTGGCGGACAACACTCGTAACCTGGGTGCCGGCCTGGTGATGCTGGGCGGCCCCGACAGCTTCGGTGCTGGCGGTTGGACCAACACGCCGATCGAAGAAGCGATGCCGCTCGACTTTCAGATTAAAGATGCCAAGGTTGTTCCGGTCGGCGCGTTGATGCTGGTGATGGACAAGTCAGGCTCGATGTCGGGCGAGAAGTTGCATTGGTGCAAAGCGGCGGCCCGGGAAGCCTTGCGAGCACTCGGCCCGCGCGACTACATCGGCGTGACCAGCTTCGACTCGGTCACCAGCCGAACGGTTCCGCTGCAGGAAGCGAAGAACCGTCCTTTCGTCACGCAGCTGATCAGTCGCCTGACAGCCGATGGGGGCACGAACTTGTTTCCGGCGATGGAAGATGCATTCCGCCAGATGCAAAGCAACGAAGCCGCCGTCAAACATATGATTGTGCTGACCGACGGGCAGACCCCTGCGGCAGACTTTGGCAACTTGACGCAACAGATCCGCAAGAGTGGCATCACCGTTTCTACCGTGGCGGTTGGTGCCGACGCCGACGTCGCCCTCCTCAACCGCGTCGCAGGTATTGGGTCTGGCAAGTTCTATCGCGTGACATCCCCCAAGGCGATTCCACGCATCTTCATGCAAGAGGCCCGTCGTGTGGCTCGGCCGCTCGTGTTCGAGAAGCCGGAAGGCATGGTGGCTGAAATTGTCGATCAGCATGAGATCTTGAAGGGCTTCGGTGGCAGCCTCCCAGCGTTCTCGGGCTACGTGATGACGACACCGAAAGACAGTCCGCTCGTCGATGTGCCGATCATCGCTCCGGAACCAGGCGGGCAAACCAACGCCCTGCTCGCAACATGGCAGTATGGTATTGGTCGATCGGTCTGCTGGACCTCGGACGTGGGGCAACGCTGGACGACCAATTGGACCGGCTGGGAAGGTCACGACAAACTGCTGCTGCAAATCATTCGCTGGAGCATGCGAAGCACGAGTCAGGCCAAGAACTACTTAGTCGCGACCGAGGTCAACGGTCAGCGGGTGAAGCTGATCTTGAACGCCCTGGACGACGACGGAAACTTCGTGAACTTCGCTTCGCCGCAGCTTAATGGCGTTGGCCCGAAGTCGGAGATGATCACTGCTGGTTTCCAACAAGTGGCACCAGGGCGATACGAGGCGGAATTTGAAGCCGAAAACGCTGGCCCACACTTCCTGGCGGTTTCTCCCGAAGCAGGCAAGTCGCCGGTTCGCATCGGGATCAATGTGCAAAACGCTCAAGAGTTCCGCGATCGGAGCGACAACTTGCCAATGCTCGGCCGTCTCGCCGCACTGACGCCGCCCGGTGGCAAGCCTGGCGAAGTCTTCAATCTGGATATGACGCCCGAGCAGTTGGCTAACATCGAGAGTACCCCGTTCCGTCATGACCTCCCTAAGGCCAGCAGTCAAAGTCCTATCTGGTTTTTGATTCTGGTCACTTCGGCAGCGCTGTTTGTTGTCGACATTGCCAATCGCCGCGTGCTGTGGGGATTCGCCTGGGCGAACTCATTGTGGGCGAGGCTCCTGCATCGCCCTCAACCAGAAGCCCCGGTCATCGCATCGCTGAACCGCTTGAAGGCCAAGAAAGAGAACCTCAGTCGCGAGTGGCTCAACACCTTCGAATCGCAGGTCGTCGACGAAACGCCATCGGCAACGACCACCGAAGATGCACCGACCGACGGGGCCCCCGCGACCACTGCCACATCGAAGCCGGAGCTGGGCACCGCGGATGAGAAGGGCTATCTCGATCGACTTTTAGACGCCAAACGTCAGTCGCGTCGTAAGGACGAAATCGATTAA
- a CDS encoding VOC family protein: MEPRISLITLGVQDLPRSLAFYRDGLGLPTTWTGDRGVVFFQTQGTSLALYPFDKLAEDVGEAFEGSTPVRFGGITLAHNVRTKEEVDQVLAAAEAAGAKIEKPGQDTFWGGYSGYFSDLDGYLWEVASGAFEFNEDGSLQIP, from the coding sequence ATGGAACCGCGAATCAGTCTGATTACGTTGGGTGTGCAGGATTTGCCGCGTTCGCTCGCGTTTTATCGCGATGGTCTCGGGTTGCCGACGACTTGGACCGGCGATCGGGGCGTCGTGTTCTTCCAGACCCAAGGAACCAGTTTGGCTTTGTATCCCTTCGACAAGTTAGCTGAAGACGTCGGTGAGGCGTTCGAGGGAAGTACGCCGGTTCGTTTCGGCGGAATTACCTTGGCTCATAACGTTCGGACGAAGGAAGAGGTCGATCAGGTCTTGGCCGCTGCGGAAGCTGCTGGGGCGAAAATTGAAAAGCCGGGGCAAGACACCTTTTGGGGTGGTTACTCCGGCTATTTTTCGGACCTGGACGGCTACCTGTGGGAAGTCGCCTCCGGTGCTTTTGAATTCAACGAAGATGGCAGCCTGCAGATTCCTTAA
- a CDS encoding carboxypeptidase regulatory-like domain-containing protein, producing the protein MKSVCIPLLFSLVVLLGCSSGKPDLDFGEVRGTVQLQGTPLPHATVRFQPSSGRPSYGKTNEAGEFTLKFMGREWGALVGDHQVAITTEDRIEDPTTGEARWQKEILPARYNTETTLTATVEPGDNVFQFELEEMKKGARR; encoded by the coding sequence ATGAAAAGCGTTTGCATTCCCCTGCTCTTCAGCCTGGTGGTTTTGTTGGGATGCTCGAGCGGAAAGCCGGACCTCGACTTTGGCGAGGTCCGCGGCACGGTGCAGCTACAAGGCACGCCGTTGCCGCACGCAACCGTTCGTTTTCAACCTTCCAGCGGCCGACCTTCGTACGGCAAGACGAACGAAGCAGGCGAGTTCACGCTGAAATTTATGGGGCGTGAATGGGGAGCGTTGGTGGGGGACCATCAAGTTGCGATCACGACCGAAGACCGCATCGAAGATCCCACCACCGGCGAGGCTCGCTGGCAGAAAGAAATCTTGCCAGCCAGGTACAATACCGAGACCACGCTGACCGCCACGGTCGAACCTGGCGACAACGTGTTTCAGTTTGAATTGGAAGAGATGAAGAAAGGTGCCCGCCGTTAA
- a CDS encoding prenyltransferase/squalene oxidase repeat-containing protein, protein MATAADSPISSDAQKKLDEIVTKGIQYLEKNGQAADGTFTIKAGPGLTALAITGALRNGKTVDDPVVAKGLKALEGFVKPDGGIYGNGRLRNYETCVAMLCFKEANKDGRYNETLKKARAFVTGLQYGDGEVPKDDVWFGGVGYGGAGRPDLSNTGFLIEALIDTGSEADDEAIQRALVFVSRCQNLESKFNTTEFADKVNDGGFIYEIPREKIDPSTSPERYTENGGIRSYGSMTYAGLKSMIYAGLTKDDPRVKAASEWASKNYSVEENPGMGSAGLFYYYHTFAAGLGTAGIAEVTDAEGNKHNWREDLIFELAKRQNEDGSWANENRRWFEDDKNLATAFALMALSYCDADVAAAPAADAK, encoded by the coding sequence TTGGCCACCGCGGCCGACAGTCCGATTTCGAGCGATGCCCAAAAGAAGCTGGATGAGATTGTCACCAAGGGCATTCAATATCTCGAAAAGAACGGCCAGGCTGCCGATGGTACCTTCACCATCAAAGCCGGTCCTGGGCTAACCGCCCTGGCGATCACCGGTGCCCTGCGAAATGGCAAGACGGTCGACGATCCGGTCGTGGCCAAAGGCTTGAAGGCCCTTGAAGGCTTCGTGAAGCCTGACGGTGGTATCTATGGCAATGGGCGCCTTCGCAATTACGAAACCTGCGTGGCGATGCTCTGCTTCAAAGAAGCCAACAAGGATGGCCGCTACAACGAAACCTTGAAGAAGGCCCGAGCCTTTGTCACCGGTCTGCAGTATGGCGACGGCGAAGTCCCCAAGGATGACGTTTGGTTCGGCGGCGTTGGCTACGGTGGTGCTGGTCGCCCTGACCTGTCGAACACCGGGTTCCTGATCGAAGCCCTGATCGACACCGGTAGCGAAGCGGACGACGAAGCGATTCAACGAGCACTCGTGTTTGTTTCCCGCTGCCAGAACCTGGAAAGCAAGTTCAACACGACCGAATTCGCTGACAAGGTGAACGATGGTGGTTTCATCTACGAGATCCCACGCGAAAAGATCGATCCATCGACTTCGCCAGAACGCTACACCGAAAACGGTGGCATCCGTAGCTATGGTTCGATGACCTACGCCGGTCTGAAGAGCATGATCTACGCAGGCCTGACCAAGGACGACCCTCGCGTCAAAGCCGCGTCGGAATGGGCCAGCAAGAACTATAGCGTCGAAGAAAACCCAGGCATGGGTAGCGCTGGCTTGTTCTACTACTATCACACCTTCGCGGCTGGGCTTGGTACCGCTGGCATCGCCGAAGTGACCGATGCCGAAGGAAACAAGCACAACTGGCGGGAAGACCTGATCTTCGAGTTGGCTAAGCGTCAGAACGAAGATGGTTCATGGGCCAACGAAAATCGTCGTTGGTTTGAAGACGATAAAAACCTCGCAACCGCCTTCGCCTTGATGGCGTTGTCGTACTGCGATGCCGACGTCGCCGCCGCTCCCGCTGCCGACGCGAAGTAA